One segment of Alistipes finegoldii DSM 17242 DNA contains the following:
- a CDS encoding FimB/Mfa2 family fimbrial subunit — MKYLCYILTGIWLASLLPGCEIHDDIDVDVKRKAIVYLRYNYNDGEHDTMDEVQTLRLFFFDLKTGRQYRDTTLTRDEFLTDTGAMQTYISNGEYGIVTLANVGHGSTVSADNIRDAAITFPDTGADPLFFNRIQTPIQKGDSLRFDIDLFKSVYKVNVRVEGMQNINNPEDFYFGLNNYAALSFDNKPCGGFRMYRPQLARDPAAGTMSGSFYTPYFPSDSPISIGIYTDDPTSIYGHELFVATIQRYIEIAPNPGHDVEIDIRILLNGANVMVIISDWEGIVIQEEHFGA, encoded by the coding sequence ATGAAATACCTCTGCTACATACTCACGGGGATTTGGCTCGCGAGCCTTCTCCCCGGCTGCGAGATCCACGACGACATCGACGTCGATGTGAAGCGCAAGGCCATCGTATACCTGCGCTACAACTACAACGACGGGGAGCACGACACCATGGACGAGGTGCAGACCCTGCGCCTGTTCTTCTTCGACCTGAAGACCGGCAGGCAGTACCGCGACACGACGCTTACGCGGGACGAATTCCTGACCGATACCGGAGCCATGCAGACCTACATTTCCAATGGAGAATATGGGATTGTGACGCTTGCGAATGTAGGGCATGGCTCCACGGTGTCGGCAGACAACATCCGGGACGCTGCAATCACCTTCCCAGATACGGGTGCCGACCCGCTTTTCTTCAACCGCATCCAGACGCCGATCCAAAAGGGCGACTCGCTGCGCTTCGACATCGACCTGTTCAAGTCCGTTTACAAGGTCAACGTCCGTGTCGAAGGGATGCAGAACATCAACAACCCCGAAGATTTCTATTTCGGGCTGAACAACTACGCCGCTCTGAGTTTTGACAACAAGCCCTGCGGCGGCTTCAGAATGTATCGTCCCCAACTGGCCCGCGACCCGGCGGCCGGCACCATGTCGGGATCGTTTTACACGCCCTACTTTCCTTCGGACTCGCCAATCTCAATCGGCATCTACACCGACGATCCCACCTCGATTTACGGGCATGAACTCTTTGTGGCCACGATACAACGCTACATAGAGATCGCCCCTAATCCGGGACACGACGTCGAGATAGACATCCGCATTCTCCTGAACGGAGCCAATGTGATGGTAATTATCTCCGACTGGGAAGGAATTGTCATTCAAGAAGAACATTTCGGAGCATAG
- a CDS encoding tetratricopeptide repeat protein, with translation MNPYKTLVSIALTVLMLSCAMTHSLLRSTPTADIHLPGNGPVETPEVEDVERAVAKMRRISMNGGRDSAYLAEVERDSTGEVTIKGEDIQTVYIVAKSKTVAERNGEIAIDFIIGIPAALQSSTWGLSLTPVIENNGTEEALQPLSIRGELFSDIQKRQYWQMNKYLNRILGDSTELTTTTGLAAKYYEAYNRYIAGGQKRRADKLESTYKQTISFPYLNDPRLDSVLIRKGEIRYYYTQTYRPTKDTKRLHLFFRGRVDAIDRSRYDLTNSDTLTYTVTSMLSLLDNEPRYMLKIIDKYVEVRDRNYITFPVGRANVIDTMGQNHVQLDKIERLMDTLINQYEFFVDSITITASSSPDGSMATNNRIAGERARAIKERLVRKFGHEVDTLIRTRSIGEDWTLLKHLIRHNSDVPNWEKITDMIDRSRNLDVTEQQIRQQFPGDYAFMKEILYPQLRAVDFRYNLRRVDMVKDTVVLTVLDTTYMRGVQQLRDRDYVGALRTLNDYKCQNLAIVLLSLSYDEAAFEILEQLPPAEKNPRTDYLSAIALSRMNRPREGLEYYLKAIQADPVLKFRGNLDPEIQILYKQNNVKSTTYDS, from the coding sequence ATGAACCCATATAAAACACTCGTTTCCATAGCCCTGACTGTCCTGATGCTCTCCTGCGCCATGACGCACTCCTTGCTGCGCAGCACCCCGACGGCCGACATCCACCTGCCCGGCAACGGGCCTGTCGAAACGCCCGAAGTCGAAGACGTAGAACGTGCCGTGGCCAAGATGCGCCGCATCTCGATGAACGGTGGCCGCGACAGCGCCTATCTGGCCGAGGTCGAACGCGACTCCACGGGCGAAGTCACCATCAAGGGCGAGGACATTCAAACCGTCTACATCGTCGCCAAGTCGAAAACCGTAGCCGAACGCAACGGGGAGATTGCTATCGACTTCATCATAGGCATACCCGCTGCTCTCCAGAGCAGCACGTGGGGGTTGTCGCTCACCCCGGTCATAGAGAACAACGGGACTGAAGAGGCGCTGCAACCTCTCTCTATCCGGGGTGAGCTTTTTTCCGACATCCAGAAGCGCCAGTACTGGCAGATGAACAAGTACCTGAACCGTATTCTCGGCGACTCAACAGAGCTTACGACCACTACCGGTCTGGCCGCGAAGTACTACGAAGCCTACAACCGCTACATCGCCGGCGGCCAAAAGCGCCGGGCCGACAAACTGGAGTCCACCTACAAACAAACGATCTCGTTCCCCTACCTGAACGATCCGAGGCTCGACTCCGTACTGATCCGCAAAGGCGAGATACGCTACTATTACACCCAGACCTATCGGCCGACGAAGGATACCAAGCGCCTGCATCTCTTTTTCCGGGGCCGCGTCGATGCCATCGACCGCAGCCGTTACGACCTCACGAACAGCGATACGCTGACCTACACCGTGACATCCATGTTGTCGCTTTTGGATAACGAGCCTCGGTACATGCTCAAAATCATAGACAAGTATGTCGAGGTACGCGACCGTAACTACATCACCTTCCCGGTCGGCCGTGCCAATGTAATCGACACGATGGGCCAGAACCATGTGCAGCTTGACAAAATCGAACGTCTGATGGACACGCTTATCAACCAGTACGAATTCTTCGTCGATTCTATCACCATTACCGCTTCATCCTCTCCCGACGGTTCGATGGCGACCAACAACCGTATTGCCGGCGAGCGTGCCCGGGCAATCAAGGAGCGCTTGGTGCGAAAGTTCGGCCACGAGGTCGATACGCTGATCCGAACCCGCTCCATCGGTGAGGACTGGACGCTGCTCAAGCACCTGATCCGCCACAACAGCGACGTGCCCAACTGGGAAAAGATTACGGACATGATCGACCGGAGCAGGAACCTCGACGTGACGGAACAGCAGATCCGCCAGCAGTTCCCCGGGGACTACGCCTTCATGAAGGAGATCCTCTATCCCCAGTTGCGGGCCGTGGACTTCCGCTACAACCTGCGCCGCGTCGATATGGTCAAGGATACCGTCGTGCTGACCGTACTCGACACGACCTACATGCGCGGAGTGCAGCAGCTCCGCGACCGGGATTATGTCGGGGCGCTGCGCACCCTGAACGACTACAAGTGCCAGAACCTTGCGATCGTGCTGCTCTCGCTGAGTTACGACGAGGCGGCTTTCGAGATTCTGGAGCAGCTGCCGCCGGCCGAGAAGAACCCAAGAACCGATTACCTATCGGCCATAGCCCTCTCGCGCATGAACCGGCCGCGTGAAGGACTGGAATATTACCTCAAGGCGATTCAGGCAGACCCGGTGCTGAAGTTCCGCGGCAACCTCGACCCCGAAATCCAGATACTCTATAAGCAGAACAACGTAAAATCTACGACCTATGACAGTTGA
- a CDS encoding zinc finger domain-containing protein — translation MTTTFENSKGYKVLTLSAAEIKVWVRAKVCDRCGRKISSSGFYVGAVNLMYCPDCYEEWHATAPEKQELQCPRENSHLAKANEYIAEGLSDIKSTKK, via the coding sequence ATGACAACGACTTTCGAAAACTCCAAAGGATATAAAGTACTGACATTATCGGCCGCCGAAATCAAAGTATGGGTTCGGGCCAAAGTCTGCGACCGCTGCGGTCGGAAGATCAGTTCAAGCGGGTTCTATGTGGGAGCCGTCAATCTCATGTATTGTCCCGACTGCTATGAAGAGTGGCATGCCACGGCACCGGAGAAGCAGGAACTTCAATGTCCGCGGGAGAACTCGCATCTGGCAAAGGCAAACGAATATATCGCCGAAGGATTATCGGACATCAAATCAACTAAGAAATGA
- a CDS encoding DUF3575 domain-containing protein translates to MKHYLLIIVSLFTFSASYAQFSSVSTNIVGWAAGNINAAVDLNVNLHNTINIPVSANPFKFGDTQWSHVVLQPGWRHWFVERYIGQFVSPSLFYANYTIGYDKRTFKGNAYGIGCSWGYSKLLSTRWNFIVEIGAGIVYTPYTEKLRPKYIGEFDDEYTYRHRRFLLVPIKCNLSFSYLF, encoded by the coding sequence ATGAAACACTATCTCCTCATTATCGTATCGCTGTTCACGTTTTCAGCCTCTTACGCCCAGTTCTCGTCCGTATCGACCAACATCGTCGGATGGGCTGCCGGGAACATAAACGCGGCCGTCGATCTGAACGTGAACTTGCACAATACGATCAACATTCCGGTGTCAGCCAATCCGTTCAAGTTCGGAGACACCCAGTGGAGCCATGTCGTCCTGCAACCGGGATGGCGGCACTGGTTCGTCGAGCGATACATCGGACAGTTCGTCTCCCCCTCGCTGTTTTATGCCAACTACACCATAGGCTACGACAAACGCACCTTCAAAGGCAACGCCTACGGCATCGGATGCTCGTGGGGCTATTCGAAACTCCTGAGTACCCGCTGGAACTTCATCGTCGAGATCGGGGCCGGTATCGTCTATACCCCCTACACCGAGAAGCTGCGGCCGAAGTACATCGGGGAGTTCGACGACGAGTATACCTATCGTCACCGCCGGTTCCTGCTCGTCCCGATCAAATGCAACCTGTCATTTTCCTACTTGTTCTAA
- a CDS encoding M23 family metallopeptidase, translating into MRKWTKISLLLQLLPITLWGQDTHALYTARNNEILDIIAQLPARAPQILDIPCISPVQQPNFDRVRISSGYGLRIHPITQKIHQHSGIDIPPSGNDTIYAAANGIIDTVAYNDLIGLHIKIRHKYGFKTTYGHLKRTFIRSPRQKIHIGDPIGIMGTSGRSTGKHLHYTVQRNGQTLPPLPYCYLFINTRGP; encoded by the coding sequence ATGAGAAAATGGACAAAAATATCGCTGCTCCTCCAACTGCTTCCCATAACTTTATGGGGACAAGATACACATGCACTCTATACAGCGAGAAACAATGAAATATTAGATATCATTGCCCAACTCCCAGCTAGAGCACCGCAGATCCTCGACATCCCATGTATCTCCCCAGTACAACAACCGAATTTCGACAGGGTGCGAATCTCTTCAGGCTACGGCTTGCGCATTCACCCTATCACACAAAAAATACACCAGCACTCAGGCATCGACATTCCCCCGTCTGGGAATGATACAATCTACGCTGCGGCAAACGGGATTATTGATACAGTAGCCTATAATGATCTTATTGGATTACACATAAAGATACGGCACAAATACGGCTTTAAAACCACATACGGGCACCTGAAACGCACTTTTATCCGGAGTCCGCGCCAAAAAATACATATCGGCGATCCGATTGGCATAATGGGAACCTCAGGCCGCAGTACGGGAAAGCATTTACATTATACCGTCCAAAGGAACGGACAAACTCTCCCGCCCCTTCCCTATTGCTATCTCTTTATCAACACAAGAGGGCCTTAA
- a CDS encoding ParA family protein encodes MKVLISINQKGGVGKTTTAANVGFRLSQLGKKVLLIDGDEQANLSLIFNATKHKETLFKLFITGEAVKPYEINPNLYIIPSDVRTSNINVQLANDVNAPFFLKKYLAMPEYKDYDIAIIDCAPALDAIIINAITAGDAMLISLSPGEFSYDGMRRILSATNTIKKNYGAQIQLGGIILSMINARTKVYQQTVELLRADDLLPDAFNTNIRLCEAFKQAEAEHKTIFEFAPKSKGADDMSALTDEIIAKLLQ; translated from the coding sequence ATGAAAGTTTTAATCTCCATCAACCAAAAGGGCGGTGTCGGGAAAACGACCACCGCAGCAAATGTCGGCTTCCGCCTATCCCAACTCGGAAAGAAAGTTCTCCTGATCGACGGGGACGAACAAGCGAACCTCTCGCTAATCTTCAATGCTACGAAACACAAGGAGACTTTATTCAAGCTCTTTATAACAGGCGAGGCCGTAAAACCGTACGAGATCAATCCGAACCTTTACATCATCCCTTCGGATGTCAGGACATCGAATATCAACGTTCAGCTCGCAAACGACGTGAACGCCCCGTTTTTCCTGAAAAAGTACTTGGCAATGCCCGAATACAAGGATTATGATATTGCCATCATCGACTGCGCCCCAGCTCTCGATGCAATCATCATAAACGCAATCACCGCCGGCGATGCCATGCTTATTTCCCTGTCGCCCGGAGAATTCTCCTACGACGGCATGCGACGTATCCTCTCTGCCACAAACACGATAAAAAAGAATTATGGAGCCCAAATCCAGCTCGGAGGCATCATATTAAGCATGATTAACGCCCGGACAAAGGTTTACCAACAAACGGTCGAACTATTACGGGCGGATGATCTTCTCCCTGATGCGTTCAACACGAATATCCGCCTATGCGAAGCCTTCAAACAGGCAGAAGCCGAACATAAAACGATTTTTGAATTCGCACCGAAATCGAAAGGCGCTGACGACATGAGTGCTTTGACAGATGAAATCATTGCTAAACTCCTTCAGTAG
- a CDS encoding replication initiation protein — MAVQTIYSNKDSRVYKSESLIVPPTLPTGEAPLELNQPNMILDAKYNYRLIQLSAIVKITNILQPIINQNIDEYVTLCRRFGNKGEHQKIDYLLGEERNLRLHAENVYWKINERTLEVRIPLDAFTNIRSHYSRIRAAISDLIRIPVKFPTWSELAKETLTDGRRPLCQGVFYNNDKSQKNRSYIHIFFDEDIARLLVNPCYGYSRLLQATVDNCHSVYTARIYMQICRHADGKKWAIPYPDLRLLLNVDSPKKKGSTESKQRVRANSVPRYHEFRRRVLDVARDELLLMVQNNTTNYYFTYTEEFPSNRHSTPSHIIFNIYETHPSKKDLDAYENHLSQMRHCAGHILKIGQDRYNRVFKNITLRNYTYVFQRHLAAWIYMEDHGDKINNRDAYYLKSIENAIKEEKISHEQGVIQMELNL, encoded by the coding sequence ATGGCAGTACAAACGATATATAGCAACAAAGACTCTCGAGTATACAAAAGCGAGAGCTTGATCGTTCCCCCAACCCTCCCGACTGGCGAAGCACCACTCGAATTAAACCAGCCAAACATGATTTTGGATGCCAAATACAATTACCGGCTGATACAACTATCGGCAATCGTAAAAATCACCAACATTTTACAGCCGATCATCAACCAAAATATAGACGAATACGTCACGCTGTGCCGACGCTTCGGAAACAAAGGGGAACATCAAAAAATTGATTACCTTCTGGGGGAAGAGCGGAACCTCCGACTGCACGCCGAAAACGTTTACTGGAAGATCAACGAGCGGACACTCGAGGTTAGGATACCTTTAGATGCTTTTACGAATATCCGGAGCCATTACAGCCGGATCAGAGCTGCCATCAGCGATCTGATCAGGATACCGGTAAAATTCCCCACATGGTCGGAATTGGCCAAAGAAACCCTGACTGACGGCCGCCGGCCTTTATGCCAGGGAGTATTTTACAACAATGACAAGTCCCAGAAAAACAGAAGCTACATCCATATTTTTTTCGACGAAGATATAGCCAGATTGCTGGTAAATCCCTGTTACGGATACTCACGCTTATTGCAAGCTACCGTCGACAACTGCCATTCGGTTTATACTGCGAGGATCTACATGCAGATATGCCGGCACGCAGATGGGAAGAAATGGGCTATTCCCTATCCGGATCTACGATTGCTTCTGAATGTCGACTCACCCAAGAAGAAAGGGAGTACAGAATCCAAGCAGCGTGTCCGCGCCAACTCAGTCCCGAGATACCATGAGTTCCGTCGGCGCGTCCTCGACGTCGCACGCGACGAGCTGCTCCTTATGGTGCAAAATAATACGACAAACTATTATTTCACCTATACCGAGGAGTTCCCGAGCAATCGCCATTCCACGCCAAGCCATATTATTTTTAACATATACGAGACACATCCGTCGAAAAAAGATCTCGACGCTTACGAGAACCATCTTTCCCAGATGCGGCATTGTGCTGGGCATATTTTAAAAATCGGGCAAGACAGATACAATCGGGTATTCAAAAATATAACCCTAAGAAATTACACATACGTGTTTCAAAGACATCTCGCAGCATGGATTTACATGGAAGATCACGGCGACAAGATCAATAATCGCGATGCATATTACCTCAAATCCATCGAAAACGCGATAAAGGAAGAGAAGATTTCTCACGAACAGGGAGTGATTCAAATGGAACTCAATTTATAA
- a CDS encoding helix-turn-helix domain-containing protein, which yields MDITERLKEIIDYLGLTPNAFAAKIGISQPRMRNYLTGRTPDFETLRRICITFVNIEPRWLLTGVGDMLVPSIALGATNPSSASTLELAIIKTQAETILKQQQFINDHFMELHQKKISPPRVGVEYPDKEHIKE from the coding sequence ATGGATATAACGGAGCGATTGAAGGAAATTATTGATTACCTCGGACTTACGCCGAATGCCTTTGCTGCGAAGATTGGGATTTCGCAGCCACGGATGCGTAATTATCTGACTGGACGCACTCCTGATTTTGAAACATTAAGACGAATTTGTATAACATTTGTAAATATTGAGCCGCGTTGGTTATTGACTGGGGTTGGAGACATGTTGGTTCCATCGATAGCGCTCGGTGCGACTAACCCTTCTTCTGCTTCTACGTTAGAATTAGCGATTATAAAAACACAGGCTGAAACAATTTTAAAACAGCAGCAATTCATAAACGATCATTTCATGGAACTACACCAGAAAAAAATATCCCCCCCCCGCGTTGGCGTGGAATATCCTGATAAAGAGCATATTAAAGAGTAG
- a CDS encoding site-specific integrase, whose amino-acid sequence MIKFYLATPQRERSAIILSVTFKGKQYRRTTKESTLVKFWNPQRQRVRVCRENRLANCTNDALELWCQAAQRAEVYFKKGYTIPSSRDFFEVVDEEYYKALERPVPSINTPESPSDYYSDYFERYIARYADARSIITIRHYRTVLNKLKQYEKMIRCRLQFEDININFYNQFRSWIYGQGYSDNYFGSLIKVIKQVYREAREVDHLHNLNGTAHKNFITVAKESDPVYLSVDELMKLYRLRITKNTVLNEWPDLCGEKAVRQRIATCELVRNRFLIGAFSGMRVSDFSRFSESNIVDGMIMMRTRKTDTPIAIPLHPVIQRILESDFDLSKTISDQKMNVYIKVVAKMAGIDEKVTICEHRGGELKEIRVEKYTLISTHTARRSFATHLQRSKVPLTAISKALGHKKVTTTMRYLRLGVDENAAILAGSSFFKDFEGEE is encoded by the coding sequence ATGATAAAATTCTATTTAGCTACTCCCCAGCGGGAGAGATCGGCGATTATCTTATCCGTAACATTTAAGGGCAAACAGTATCGACGCACGACAAAAGAGTCGACTTTGGTAAAGTTCTGGAACCCCCAGCGACAGAGGGTTCGGGTGTGTCGTGAAAACAGATTGGCGAATTGCACGAATGATGCGTTGGAGCTGTGGTGCCAAGCTGCCCAACGAGCTGAAGTGTACTTTAAGAAAGGTTATACGATTCCATCTTCGCGAGACTTTTTCGAGGTCGTGGATGAAGAGTATTACAAAGCCTTAGAGCGACCTGTTCCGTCAATAAATACTCCGGAGTCTCCCTCTGACTATTACTCTGATTATTTTGAGCGTTATATTGCCCGCTATGCCGATGCGAGGTCGATAATAACGATCCGGCATTACCGAACAGTCCTGAATAAGCTGAAGCAGTATGAAAAGATGATTCGGTGTCGTTTGCAATTTGAAGATATCAATATCAATTTCTATAATCAGTTCCGGAGCTGGATATATGGGCAGGGATATTCGGATAATTATTTCGGCAGTCTTATCAAAGTGATCAAACAGGTTTATAGGGAGGCCCGGGAGGTGGATCACCTGCATAATTTGAATGGCACAGCTCATAAAAATTTTATCACGGTAGCAAAAGAGAGTGATCCTGTCTATCTTTCGGTTGACGAACTGATGAAGTTGTATAGATTGAGAATCACAAAAAACACAGTATTGAATGAGTGGCCGGATCTGTGCGGAGAGAAAGCAGTCAGGCAGCGCATAGCTACATGTGAACTGGTACGGAACCGGTTTCTTATCGGGGCATTTTCGGGCATGAGGGTGTCTGACTTTAGTCGTTTCAGCGAGTCAAATATTGTTGATGGGATGATTATGATGCGTACCCGTAAGACAGATACCCCGATTGCGATTCCACTTCATCCTGTGATACAAAGAATCCTTGAGAGCGATTTTGACCTGTCAAAAACGATTTCTGACCAGAAAATGAATGTCTATATCAAAGTGGTGGCGAAAATGGCAGGGATCGACGAAAAAGTGACAATTTGCGAACATCGAGGGGGTGAGTTAAAAGAGATTAGGGTCGAAAAATATACTTTGATCTCTACGCATACTGCTCGCCGATCTTTCGCCACGCACCTCCAGCGTTCCAAAGTTCCGCTTACTGCGATTTCCAAGGCTTTGGGGCATAAAAAGGTTACTACGACAATGCGTTACCTGCGATTGGGGGTGGATGAGAATGCTGCTATACTTGCGGGAAGTTCCTTTTTTAAGGATTTTGAAGGAGAAGAGTAA
- a CDS encoding site-specific integrase: MAKVTYVLAQGENSAGESQVNFRVYVSRELRVRVPSGIWVDRKRWGKKNDINIPNIPGEERDALLAKRAKLKELVDVIETSVEAADDKSTVTREWLEKLIRRTLRPKTATSVEEKKIGFFPLTDEYLATHKLSESRVKHFNVLVRTLKRYELYRKLSNRRFVLDVHTVSPTTLDDFGAFLMKEPEIFDEHPELYDEVPYARPKVRKNLPVKRGPYLNAAGETVIPGRPKERGMNYVSDMLIRLRSFYVWLNDNGHTSNDPFKQYKITEIVYGTPIYITTDERKQLAEADMGDDKQLETQRDIFVFQCMIGCRVSDLYKMTYANIIGDCIEYVPRKTRDDRVVTVSVPLIGAAKELIRKYLDENRGTLFPFISEQKYNVYIKAAFRKAGLTRMVTTIDQRTRQNVQVPICDLASSHMARRTFIGNVYKSVKDPAIVGAMSGHKDGSRAFARYRDIDMDIKRDAVSVLE, encoded by the coding sequence ATGGCAAAAGTTACATATGTTTTGGCGCAAGGGGAGAACAGCGCGGGAGAATCGCAAGTTAATTTCCGTGTCTATGTTTCCCGCGAATTGCGTGTACGTGTGCCGTCCGGCATTTGGGTCGATCGGAAACGTTGGGGAAAGAAAAACGATATCAATATTCCGAACATACCGGGGGAGGAGCGCGATGCGCTGTTGGCAAAGCGGGCGAAATTGAAAGAATTGGTCGATGTAATTGAGACCTCGGTCGAGGCGGCAGACGATAAATCGACCGTTACGCGCGAGTGGCTCGAAAAGTTGATCCGGCGCACTTTGCGGCCAAAGACGGCGACTTCCGTTGAGGAAAAGAAAATAGGCTTTTTCCCGTTGACGGATGAATACCTCGCTACGCATAAATTGTCCGAATCGCGTGTCAAGCATTTCAATGTCTTGGTGCGGACGTTGAAGCGGTATGAGTTGTATCGTAAACTGTCGAACCGACGGTTCGTGCTGGACGTACACACCGTATCTCCGACGACACTTGATGATTTCGGGGCATTTCTGATGAAAGAACCGGAGATTTTCGACGAACATCCGGAGTTGTACGACGAGGTGCCGTATGCCCGGCCGAAGGTGAGGAAGAATCTGCCTGTGAAGCGCGGCCCGTACCTCAACGCTGCGGGAGAAACGGTAATTCCCGGCCGTCCGAAAGAGCGGGGCATGAATTATGTTTCGGACATGTTGATTCGTCTGCGGTCGTTCTATGTATGGCTCAATGATAATGGACATACTTCCAATGATCCGTTCAAGCAGTATAAGATCACGGAGATTGTCTACGGTACGCCTATCTATATTACGACCGACGAACGCAAACAGTTGGCCGAAGCGGATATGGGGGATGACAAGCAGCTGGAAACGCAAAGAGATATTTTTGTTTTTCAGTGCATGATCGGCTGTCGGGTGAGCGACCTTTATAAGATGACCTATGCCAATATCATCGGCGATTGCATCGAATACGTTCCCCGCAAGACGCGCGACGATCGGGTGGTGACGGTCTCGGTGCCGCTGATCGGTGCTGCGAAAGAACTGATTCGCAAATACCTCGACGAGAACCGTGGAACGCTGTTCCCGTTTATTTCGGAGCAGAAATACAATGTTTATATCAAAGCGGCGTTCCGTAAGGCGGGACTGACGCGCATGGTGACGACGATTGACCAGCGGACGCGGCAGAATGTTCAGGTGCCGATCTGCGACCTTGCTTCGTCGCACATGGCGCGCCGGACATTCATCGGGAATGTTTATAAAAGCGTGAAAGACCCTGCGATCGTGGGAGCGATGTCCGGGCATAAGGACGGCAGCCGGGCGTTCGCCCGCTATCGCGATATCGACATGGATATAAAACGGGATGCCGTGAGCGTGTTGGAGTAG
- a CDS encoding DUF6088 family protein → MQAIEDKILNKMKKCGRGKLYSASDFAVYGSAVSVAKALERLTRKGGLVRIARGLYCYPKIDRKFGLGIQYPTINEIAEKVARQSEARVVPTGMHALNVLGLSAQVPMNYVFYTDGNSRTVNLFNGRKLRFKRVALKNLAYQNKTLMLAVFALKEIGRPQVTEEHTAQLKTIFARIPKSSILPDLRLVPAWIRKIIMSFYEE, encoded by the coding sequence ATGCAAGCAATAGAGGACAAGATACTTAATAAGATGAAAAAGTGCGGGCGGGGTAAGCTGTATTCCGCATCCGATTTCGCTGTGTACGGATCGGCCGTATCGGTTGCGAAGGCATTGGAACGGCTTACCCGAAAAGGCGGTTTGGTCCGTATTGCAAGGGGCCTCTATTGCTATCCCAAAATCGACAGAAAGTTCGGACTGGGCATACAATATCCGACCATCAATGAAATCGCTGAAAAAGTAGCCCGGCAGAGCGAAGCCCGAGTTGTTCCGACGGGTATGCACGCATTGAATGTATTGGGATTGTCTGCCCAGGTACCGATGAACTATGTGTTTTATACGGACGGCAATTCCCGGACGGTCAATCTGTTCAACGGTCGCAAATTGCGATTCAAGCGTGTAGCGCTTAAAAATCTGGCCTATCAGAATAAAACGCTGATGCTTGCCGTGTTCGCTCTGAAGGAGATCGGTCGGCCGCAGGTGACGGAGGAGCACACCGCCCAACTGAAGACGATATTCGCCCGGATTCCGAAGTCGAGCATTCTGCCCGATCTGCGGTTGGTGCCGGCCTGGATTCGTAAAATCATTATGTCGTTCTATGAAGAATAA